The Gammaproteobacteria bacterium DNA window AAAATACGGTTTACTCCACATGCACCAATATCGTAAGCAATAGCCACGTTTTAGTTAAAACGCGCTTGCCGTGCATGGTTACTTTGCGGGACTTGATTGTGAGTCTTGGTGCTGAGCGTTAGTCCAGCGTTGATTTAACCATAATGAGCCGATAATAATCAGTCCGCCCACGGTCAATCGCATTAAGTCAGCTTCGCGATTCCAAATCACGATATTAACCACTAAACCTGCCGGCACCAGTGCATTATTCATCACGGCTAAAGTGCCAGCGTCGACTAACGTGGCGCCTTTATTCCAGAAAAAATAGCCCAAGCCTGACGCAAAAATTCCAAGGTAAGTTAAAATGCCCCATTGCATAGCTGTGGTCGGCAATTTGCTACTATCGCCAAAGATCAAATACATCGGCAGTGCGACAGCGAGCGCGCCGACATAAAACAAGCCAAAAATACTCGCTTGATTAATCGGCTCAGGCTGTTGTTCCATAATGCGCTTGTAAGCAACTTGGCCAATAGCAAAACTTAAGTTCGCGCCTTGCACAATCAAAAATCCCGTCAGAAAACCACTGTTAATGCCTTGATATTTTATGGTCATTGCCCCGATAACGGCGATAACAGCACTTAATAAAAATACCGGACTAAAGCGGCGCTGACCAAGATCATAGAGCAAGGTGACATAAATTGGGGTTAACACGGTAAAGAGC harbors:
- a CDS encoding DMT family transporter → MKYLSAVTLLWAFSFSLIGVYLAGQVDAWFSAASRIALAGLVFLPFIRLKNLSVKLALQIAGVGAFQLGLMYCFYYQSFLYLSVPEVLLFTVLTPIYVTLLYDLGQRRFSPVFLLSAVIAVIGAMTIKYQGINSGFLTGFLIVQGANLSFAIGQVAYKRIMEQQPEPINQASIFGLFYVGALAVALPMYLIFGDSSKLPTTAMQWGILTYLGIFASGLGYFFWNKGATLVDAGTLAVMNNALVPAGLVVNIVIWNREADLMRLTVGGLIIIGSLWLNQRWTNAQHQDSQSSPAK